The following are from one region of the Candidatus Eisenbacteria bacterium genome:
- a CDS encoding cytochrome b/b6 domain-containing protein codes for MNARERLVTIYLYTRFERFWHWVQAALILTLILTGLEIHGTFTLLGFDRAVEIHNFVGVSWLILFVFIVFWLLTTGEWKQYIPTSKRMYDVVCHYSIGIFQGKPHPIQKCVDRKHNPVQRLVYLTIAAILLPIQMVTGLLYFTYNHWEAWGIDFLGLAGVASVHMIMAFFLLAYLVVHLYMTTTGHTLSSHIAAMWTGRDLVVEGTTVEDWERAKDKT; via the coding sequence ATGAACGCGCGCGAAAGGCTCGTCACGATCTACCTCTACACTCGGTTCGAGCGTTTCTGGCACTGGGTGCAGGCCGCGCTGATCCTCACGCTCATCCTGACCGGCCTGGAGATCCACGGTACCTTCACCCTTTTGGGATTCGATCGGGCCGTCGAAATCCACAACTTCGTCGGCGTTTCCTGGCTGATCCTGTTCGTGTTCATCGTCTTCTGGCTCCTCACGACGGGAGAGTGGAAGCAATATATCCCCACGTCGAAGAGGATGTACGATGTGGTCTGCCACTACTCGATCGGCATCTTCCAGGGGAAACCGCATCCGATCCAGAAATGCGTGGACCGCAAACACAATCCGGTGCAACGACTTGTGTACCTCACCATCGCGGCGATCCTGCTCCCGATTCAGATGGTGACGGGGCTGCTCTATTTCACGTATAATCATTGGGAGGCTTGGGGAATCGATTTCCTGGGCCTCGCCGGCGTCGCCTCGGTCCACATGATCATGGCGTTCTTTCTCCTCGCCTACCTGGTGGTGCATCTGTACATGACCACCACGGGACACACGCTGAGTTCCCACATCGCGGCGATGTGGACCGGCCGGGACCTGGTGGTGGAGGGGACGACCGTCGAGGACTGGGAGCGGGCGAAAGACAAGACCTAA
- a CDS encoding tetrathionate reductase family octaheme c-type cytochrome, producing MRKTDGSDVPIRRRPVRSFVRATAGAAAAALLLGAPAASASADEPAPGRTLARQAVEEREHWNTTDHSKHEELQAEFHAGPEVTRACLSCHTEASLQFHQTIHWTWADPFADPAKRNGKGGWTVNNFCINIHSNEPRCTCCHAGYGWKDDTFDFTDQNRVDCLVCHEQTGTYVKFPAGAGNPAAEEMVFKGNGKTYYPPDWNRVAQSVGRPTRRNCGVCHFDGGGGDGVKHGDLDSSLREPNRELDVHMGTDGEDFDCVRCHTTRGHLIAGRIYSTPAAPDRRSLIEDDLAPKIMCESCHSDKPHKPGVKANDHTDKVACQSCHIPTFGRGLPTKMWWDWSKAGNKKDGKPYTEKGPYDRPVYDTKKGEFVWAVDVVPEYAWFNGSIPTLTAADEIDPGSTPVRVSWPLGARSDPNSRIFPFKVHRGKQPYDTENKTFLVPHLFGKPDSDAYWAHYDWQRALVSGQRAAGLPFSGKFDFIETSFVYPTTHMVVPKERSLACEECHADEARLANLTGFYMPGRDRSRPVDVGGWGLVGFSVVAVAVHGSIRFVSYGSRKRKGGRKGGNDAAKEERS from the coding sequence ATGAGAAAAACAGACGGAAGCGACGTCCCGATCCGGCGACGCCCGGTGCGTTCGTTCGTCCGAGCGACGGCCGGCGCGGCGGCCGCCGCCCTCCTTCTCGGAGCGCCGGCGGCGAGCGCGAGCGCCGACGAACCGGCGCCCGGCCGGACGCTGGCCCGGCAGGCCGTGGAAGAGAGAGAGCACTGGAACACGACGGACCACTCCAAACACGAGGAGCTTCAGGCGGAGTTCCACGCCGGCCCGGAGGTGACCCGCGCCTGCCTCTCCTGCCACACCGAAGCGTCCCTCCAGTTTCACCAAACCATCCACTGGACCTGGGCGGATCCCTTCGCGGACCCGGCGAAGCGGAACGGCAAGGGAGGCTGGACGGTCAATAATTTCTGCATCAACATCCATTCCAATGAACCGCGCTGCACCTGCTGCCACGCCGGCTACGGCTGGAAGGACGACACCTTCGACTTCACCGACCAGAACCGTGTGGACTGCCTCGTCTGCCACGAACAGACCGGCACGTACGTCAAGTTCCCCGCCGGCGCCGGCAACCCGGCGGCCGAGGAGATGGTGTTCAAGGGGAACGGCAAAACCTACTACCCGCCGGACTGGAACCGGGTCGCGCAGAGCGTCGGGCGGCCGACGAGACGGAACTGCGGCGTCTGCCATTTCGACGGCGGTGGCGGCGACGGCGTGAAGCACGGCGACCTGGACAGCTCCCTCCGCGAACCGAACCGCGAACTGGACGTTCACATGGGGACGGACGGCGAGGATTTCGACTGCGTCCGCTGCCACACCACGCGTGGCCACCTGATCGCGGGGCGGATCTATTCCACTCCCGCCGCGCCGGACCGCCGGAGCCTGATCGAGGACGACCTGGCGCCCAAGATCATGTGCGAGTCCTGTCACAGCGACAAACCGCACAAGCCGGGCGTGAAGGCGAACGACCACACCGACAAGGTCGCCTGCCAGAGCTGCCACATCCCCACCTTCGGGCGCGGCCTGCCGACCAAGATGTGGTGGGACTGGTCGAAGGCGGGGAACAAGAAAGACGGAAAACCCTACACGGAAAAGGGCCCCTACGACCGCCCGGTCTACGACACGAAGAAGGGAGAGTTCGTCTGGGCGGTGGACGTGGTTCCCGAATACGCCTGGTTCAACGGCTCGATACCGACGCTCACCGCCGCGGACGAAATCGATCCCGGGTCGACGCCGGTCCGGGTCAGCTGGCCCCTCGGCGCCCGGAGCGACCCCAACTCCCGCATCTTCCCCTTCAAGGTGCATCGCGGAAAGCAGCCCTACGACACGGAGAACAAGACGTTTCTCGTCCCGCACCTCTTCGGCAAGCCGGATTCGGACGCCTATTGGGCGCACTACGACTGGCAGCGCGCCCTGGTGAGCGGGCAGCGCGCCGCCGGCCTTCCCTTCAGCGGTAAATTCGATTTCATCGAGACGAGTTTCGTCTATCCCACCACCCACATGGTGGTCCCCAAGGAGCGCTCCCTCGCCTGCGAGGAGTGCCACGCCGACGAAGCGCGCCTCGCGAACCTGACCGGGTTCTATATGCCGGGCCGGGATCGGAGCCGACCGGTGGACGTCGGCGGCTGGGGGCTGGTCGGATTCAGCGTGGTCGCGGTGGCGGTTCACGGCTCGATCCGGTTCGTCTCCTACGGCTCTCGCAAGCGGAAGGGCGGACGAAAAGGGGGGAACGACGCCGCGAAGGAGGAGCGGTCATGA
- a CDS encoding MBL fold metallo-hydrolase, protein MRRSAATAALLFLVLASAPAGGADREETARETMKLNDLKLTVLYDNYSADEGLETAWGFACLVEGMEETILFDTGGEDDLLLRHMESLGADPRAVDRVVLSHYHRDHIGGLFGFLEKNPDVTVYVPYNFPPGFRAHVEERGAKVIVVDEPVRVTASALTTGVLGGGVPEQSLLLSTDKGVVVLTGCSHPGIARIVERAREVTGGEILLIAGGLHLLRHEDDAVDRITGRLRELGVRCVAPSHCSGDRARELFAAAYGDRFIDLGVGRVLTGADIPLP, encoded by the coding sequence ATGCGCCGATCCGCCGCGACCGCAGCACTGCTTTTCCTCGTCCTCGCCTCCGCTCCGGCGGGCGGCGCGGACCGGGAGGAAACGGCACGGGAGACGATGAAGCTGAACGATCTGAAGCTGACCGTTTTATACGACAACTACTCCGCCGACGAGGGCCTGGAAACGGCCTGGGGTTTCGCCTGCCTCGTCGAGGGGATGGAGGAGACGATCCTCTTCGACACCGGCGGCGAGGACGATCTCTTGCTCCGCCACATGGAGAGCCTCGGCGCGGATCCGCGGGCGGTGGACCGGGTCGTGCTCTCCCATTACCACCGCGACCACATCGGCGGTCTCTTCGGATTTCTCGAGAAGAACCCGGACGTGACCGTCTACGTTCCCTACAATTTCCCGCCCGGATTCCGCGCCCACGTCGAAGAACGGGGGGCGAAGGTAATCGTCGTCGACGAGCCGGTCCGGGTCACGGCCTCGGCCCTCACCACCGGCGTTCTCGGCGGGGGCGTGCCGGAACAATCGCTCCTCCTCTCCACCGACAAGGGGGTGGTGGTCCTCACCGGCTGCAGCCATCCGGGGATCGCTCGAATCGTGGAGCGCGCCCGCGAGGTGACCGGAGGGGAGATCCTCCTCATCGCCGGCGGCCTCCATCTTCTCCGCCACGAGGACGACGCGGTGGACCGAATCACCGGCCGGCTCCGGGAGCTGGGCGTCCGCTGCGTCGCCCCCTCCCACTGCTCCGGTGACCGGGCGCGGGAGTTGTTCGCCGCCGCCTATGGAGATCGCTTCATCGATCTCGGCGTGGGGCGCGTCCTCACCGGAGCGGACATCCCCCTCCCCTAA
- a CDS encoding histidine phosphatase family protein, with protein sequence MEPFTLILVRHGQTLWNLEGRLQGHGDSPLSDTGIAQARAAAERLASIPIDALYASDLGRAMETARIVSETTGRPLLPEPRIRERGLGPLEGLTAGDAAREHPLVFRRYMSWDPDYAIPGGESEREVFERVGAWADRAAARHGGGAAAAITHGGVLNVFLRRVLGVPLHVPRRFRIQNAALHFFVYEDGAWLLERWGDTNHLPPPLLFDDQKTVRH encoded by the coding sequence ATGGAACCTTTCACGCTGATTCTCGTTCGCCATGGCCAGACACTCTGGAACCTGGAGGGACGGCTGCAGGGGCACGGCGACAGCCCTCTCTCCGACACGGGCATCGCCCAGGCGCGGGCGGCCGCGGAGCGCCTCGCCTCCATCCCAATCGACGCGCTCTACGCCAGCGATCTGGGGAGGGCGATGGAGACGGCGCGGATCGTTTCGGAGACGACCGGCCGGCCGCTCCTCCCCGAGCCGCGGATCCGTGAGAGAGGGCTCGGCCCGCTCGAGGGGCTCACCGCGGGGGACGCGGCCCGGGAGCACCCATTGGTGTTCCGGCGTTACATGAGCTGGGACCCGGACTACGCGATTCCGGGCGGAGAGAGCGAGAGGGAGGTTTTCGAGCGGGTCGGCGCCTGGGCGGACCGGGCGGCGGCGCGCCACGGCGGCGGCGCGGCGGCGGCGATCACCCACGGCGGCGTCCTGAACGTCTTTCTGCGGCGTGTGCTCGGCGTTCCGCTCCACGTTCCCCGGAGGTTTCGTATTCAGAACGCTGCGCTCCATTTCTTCGTCTATGAAGACGGGGCCTGGCTCCTGGAGCGGTGGGGGGACACGAATCACCTGCCGCCGCCGCTCCTCTTCGACGACCAGAAGACGGTCCGCCACTGA
- a CDS encoding oligosaccharide flippase family protein yields MTEAGRLTRNVLYGASTHGTNFLVLLLFILAARVLGDEDFGKFSYAFALVTAFMQLSLYSMHNRTIIDVARDPSRVPRVFGNLLGMQLIASALTIALVTAIGFLIDPRPEIRLLVFLLAVAMVSRGIKMAVRLLLKGLERFGVEAIVQLAGQGGLFAVCLFALLASGDLVLFTVVFAAARLLDALLVHLWALRGVGGVRPRFDWASWPPLLRAGILFAGVNAVRDVYFRIGTVALGLIRTDAEVGWYNAATKLYDVTQEIPVVLAYALLPTLSAVAILPGDRLARLYRRGFRYLLAAGLPLTLYFFLTAPRLIGTIYGSEYGPAAGMLRLLALAVFPSFLVVFGAYVLMALDRVRAVLVLSATTTAVACALNPILIASHGGAGAAAALLLTQIFGALWMSILIARAGQAPPRWGGLLPILAAALPTAAVIRLLAERSVLLSAPTAAAVYVLFLLLLRVPDEQERGVIRSVLRVLLRRSPRGDSLDEKGPDG; encoded by the coding sequence ATGACCGAGGCGGGACGACTGACGAGAAACGTGCTCTACGGGGCTTCCACCCACGGCACCAACTTCCTCGTCCTCCTCCTGTTCATCCTCGCCGCGCGCGTTCTCGGCGACGAGGACTTCGGCAAGTTCTCCTACGCCTTCGCCCTCGTCACCGCGTTCATGCAGCTCTCCCTCTACTCCATGCACAACCGGACCATCATCGACGTCGCGCGCGATCCCTCGCGCGTCCCGCGCGTCTTCGGCAACCTGCTCGGCATGCAGCTGATCGCCTCGGCCCTCACCATCGCGCTGGTGACGGCGATCGGCTTCCTCATCGACCCTCGCCCGGAGATCCGCCTTCTCGTTTTCCTTCTCGCCGTAGCGATGGTGAGCCGCGGAATCAAGATGGCGGTCCGCCTGCTGCTCAAGGGGCTGGAGCGTTTCGGCGTAGAGGCGATCGTGCAGCTCGCCGGCCAAGGAGGACTCTTCGCGGTCTGTCTGTTCGCCCTTCTCGCCTCCGGCGACCTCGTTCTCTTCACCGTCGTCTTCGCGGCGGCGCGTCTTCTGGACGCGCTCCTGGTCCATCTCTGGGCGCTCCGCGGAGTGGGGGGAGTCCGCCCCCGTTTCGACTGGGCATCGTGGCCGCCGCTCCTGAGGGCCGGTATTCTCTTCGCCGGCGTGAACGCCGTCCGGGACGTTTACTTCCGGATCGGCACCGTCGCGCTAGGCCTCATCCGGACCGACGCCGAGGTGGGCTGGTACAACGCGGCGACCAAACTCTACGACGTCACGCAGGAGATCCCCGTCGTTCTCGCCTACGCGCTCCTTCCGACGCTCTCCGCCGTGGCGATTCTTCCCGGCGATCGCCTCGCCCGTCTCTACCGCCGCGGCTTTCGCTACCTTCTCGCCGCCGGCCTCCCTCTCACCCTCTACTTCTTCCTTACCGCGCCGCGGCTGATCGGCACGATCTACGGGAGCGAGTACGGGCCCGCCGCGGGCATGCTCCGCCTTCTGGCCCTCGCCGTCTTCCCCTCCTTCCTCGTCGTCTTCGGCGCCTATGTGCTGATGGCGCTGGACCGGGTCCGGGCGGTGCTCGTCCTTTCGGCGACGACGACCGCCGTCGCCTGCGCGCTGAACCCGATTCTGATCGCTTCCCACGGCGGCGCCGGCGCCGCGGCCGCCCTTCTCCTCACGCAGATTTTCGGCGCGCTCTGGATGTCGATATTGATCGCTCGGGCCGGACAGGCACCTCCTCGGTGGGGCGGTCTTCTCCCCATACTCGCCGCGGCGCTCCCCACCGCCGCCGTGATCCGCCTCCTCGCGGAGCGTTCGGTCCTCCTCTCCGCGCCCACCGCCGCCGCGGTCTACGTCCTCTTTCTCCTTCTCCTCCGCGTTCCGGACGAGCAGGAGCGGGGCGTGATCCGGAGCGTTCTCCGCGTTCTCCTCCGCCGGTCGCCGCGCGGCGATTCGCTCGACGAAAAGGGGCCGGACGGGTAA
- a CDS encoding SBBP repeat-containing protein: MNKRVSVSVSAIGLLLFGIGFGAESRASEATQAPGESVVFALRGERFWRNDGQYPEEVKYYASIDGGTVFFTESSMVTDVRDAPREDGSARRTVIRVGWEGAGGGARILPGEELPGTLNVFRGSDPEGWATHVPGFRGITYRSIRPGIDMIYSFRGGLLKYDLDVSPEADLESFVLRYEGADSVRIGGDGALAVHAGGKVFREEPPLLLQDGGERGTGAYKKLGRNEIGYTLSGVDRSRPLTIDPGLTWSTYLGGSGPEDLFSLKLDSENRPVFVGEVLSSDFPTTAGSFQESTGVATDASVTKLSADGSALVFSTYLGGDNFDAAREVALASDGSIAIVGKTNSTDFPTKSAYCDTFSGGLANWGDVFVTRLGADGDSLVFSTYLGGPGGEYGRGLTVDDEGNVFVIGQAGAGFPTTAGAFDTTSNGESDAFLSKLSADGLQLLASTFFGGQDCDNPREVRMAPGGDVLLVGETASLDLPLMDACDSTLDGTQDSFIARFPSSLDGLLFCTYIGGDGLDSAVAMVVDPDGNAVVTGRTTSLDFPTTPGAYREAAIGEVDGFLFRFDFTANAIDACTYFGGTEDEDAWIVDLDPDGKPVVSGHTHSADYPVTIGSADPTYNGDWDVFVTRFTTDLTAVDYSTYIGGDALDYNKGGLVIDGNGDAVVAGYTRSANFPVTQGAYDQTPNGLSDYFIAKLPLEIQTAVGGAVPETSGRIFVNAPNPFNPLTVFSYSLAEPARVRLDLYDAAGRRVTGLDEGFRDAGTHHAEWSGKDGAGREVPSGVYYARLKAGEKVFTRKVVLVR, from the coding sequence ATGAACAAGCGTGTATCCGTCTCGGTGTCCGCGATCGGCCTGCTTCTTTTCGGAATCGGATTCGGTGCGGAGAGCCGCGCTTCGGAAGCGACGCAAGCCCCGGGCGAGTCCGTAGTGTTCGCATTGCGGGGCGAGCGGTTTTGGAGGAACGACGGCCAATACCCGGAAGAGGTGAAGTACTACGCGTCCATCGACGGCGGGACGGTTTTCTTCACCGAGTCGTCGATGGTTACGGATGTCCGGGACGCGCCGCGGGAGGACGGAAGCGCACGGAGAACGGTGATCCGCGTCGGTTGGGAGGGGGCCGGCGGGGGCGCGCGGATCCTTCCCGGCGAGGAACTGCCCGGAACGCTGAACGTCTTTCGCGGGAGCGATCCGGAGGGTTGGGCGACGCACGTTCCCGGATTTCGCGGAATCACCTATCGATCGATCCGTCCCGGAATCGACATGATCTATTCCTTCCGCGGCGGCCTTCTGAAATACGATCTGGACGTCTCCCCGGAGGCGGATCTCGAATCCTTCGTCTTGCGGTATGAAGGGGCCGATTCGGTTCGGATCGGCGGCGACGGCGCGTTGGCCGTCCACGCAGGCGGGAAGGTGTTCCGGGAGGAGCCCCCCCTTCTTCTGCAGGACGGAGGGGAGAGGGGAACCGGCGCCTACAAGAAACTCGGCCGGAACGAGATCGGCTACACCCTCTCCGGCGTCGACCGGTCCCGCCCCCTCACCATCGATCCCGGCCTGACATGGAGCACCTATCTGGGGGGGAGCGGCCCGGAGGATCTTTTTTCTCTGAAGCTCGACTCGGAGAACAGGCCGGTCTTCGTCGGCGAAGTCCTTTCCTCGGACTTCCCCACGACGGCCGGTTCTTTCCAGGAATCGACCGGCGTGGCGACCGATGCGTCGGTCACCAAACTATCGGCCGACGGATCGGCGCTCGTTTTTTCGACTTATTTGGGGGGCGATAATTTCGATGCCGCGCGGGAGGTCGCCCTCGCCTCGGACGGATCGATTGCGATCGTCGGGAAGACCAATTCCACCGATTTCCCCACGAAAAGCGCGTACTGTGACACTTTCTCGGGAGGCCTGGCCAACTGGGGCGACGTGTTTGTGACGAGACTCGGCGCGGACGGCGACTCTCTCGTCTTCTCCACGTACCTCGGCGGTCCGGGGGGCGAGTACGGTCGCGGCCTGACCGTCGACGACGAGGGCAATGTGTTCGTGATCGGGCAAGCCGGCGCCGGTTTCCCGACGACGGCCGGGGCTTTCGACACGACGTCGAATGGAGAGAGCGACGCGTTCTTATCCAAGCTGAGCGCGGACGGGCTCCAGCTTCTCGCCTCCACATTTTTCGGCGGACAAGATTGTGACAATCCCCGCGAAGTCCGCATGGCTCCCGGAGGGGACGTCTTGCTGGTCGGAGAAACGGCCTCCCTCGATCTCCCTTTAATGGATGCTTGTGACAGCACATTGGACGGAACGCAGGACTCCTTCATCGCCCGTTTCCCCTCCTCTCTGGACGGTCTTCTCTTTTGCACCTATATCGGCGGGGACGGTCTGGACAGTGCCGTGGCGATGGTGGTGGACCCGGACGGCAACGCGGTCGTCACGGGACGAACGACTTCTCTCGATTTCCCGACCACACCGGGCGCGTATCGCGAAGCGGCGATCGGGGAGGTCGACGGATTCCTGTTTCGATTCGACTTCACCGCGAACGCGATCGACGCCTGCACGTATTTCGGCGGAACCGAGGATGAGGACGCCTGGATCGTCGATCTGGATCCGGATGGAAAACCGGTCGTATCCGGCCATACGCATTCCGCCGACTATCCCGTCACCATCGGATCGGCGGACCCGACCTACAACGGGGACTGGGACGTGTTCGTCACCCGGTTCACTACGGACCTGACCGCCGTGGATTATTCGACCTACATCGGGGGCGATGCTCTTGATTACAACAAAGGGGGACTCGTGATCGACGGGAACGGAGACGCCGTCGTCGCCGGGTACACGAGGTCCGCGAACTTCCCCGTGACGCAAGGGGCATACGATCAGACGCCGAACGGTTTGTCCGATTATTTCATCGCCAAGCTCCCTCTCGAAATCCAGACAGCCGTGGGCGGCGCCGTTCCGGAAACGTCCGGCAGGATCTTCGTGAACGCGCCCAATCCCTTCAATCCGCTCACCGTGTTTTCCTACTCCCTTGCCGAGCCCGCGCGTGTGCGCCTCGATCTGTACGACGCCGCCGGCCGGCGCGTGACCGGTTTGGACGAGGGATTCCGCGACGCGGGGACGCATCACGCGGAATGGTCCGGGAAGGACGGAGCGGGAAGAGAGGTCCCCAGCGGCGTCTACTACGCGCGGCTGAAGGCGGGAGAAAAGGTGTTCACGCGCAAAGTCGTTCTGGTCCGTTGA
- a CDS encoding nucleotidyltransferase domain-containing protein gives MARDNVIHSITRLFPNQAVPDILSLFLMNPDREFYQREIAEKAGVTVLQVQRALKRIEEAGFAERNRRGNRVYYRARRDHPAYEDLKGILLKTVALGDRLREVFRPLRGEVTLAFVFGSFASGAESKGSDIDLMIVGSLSSRKAASLIGPLGRELDREFNPVLYPVEEFRAKAREGNPFIRSVISGPKIWLIGNEEELESMVE, from the coding sequence ATGGCGAGAGACAATGTAATTCATTCAATAACAAGGCTTTTCCCGAATCAGGCCGTACCGGATATCCTCTCACTCTTTCTGATGAATCCGGATCGCGAGTTCTATCAACGAGAGATCGCCGAGAAAGCGGGAGTCACGGTCCTCCAGGTGCAGCGCGCGCTGAAACGAATCGAGGAAGCCGGTTTCGCCGAGAGAAATCGCCGGGGGAACAGAGTGTACTACCGGGCGAGGAGAGACCATCCCGCCTATGAAGATTTGAAGGGAATCCTATTGAAGACCGTGGCGCTCGGAGACCGACTGCGGGAGGTGTTTCGACCGCTTCGCGGCGAAGTGACGCTCGCCTTCGTTTTCGGATCCTTCGCCTCCGGCGCCGAATCGAAGGGAAGCGATATCGACCTGATGATCGTGGGATCTCTCTCTTCCCGGAAAGCCGCCTCCCTTATCGGACCGTTGGGACGCGAACTCGACCGGGAGTTCAACCCCGTCCTTTATCCGGTGGAGGAGTTTCGTGCGAAAGCGAGAGAAGGCAATCCATTCATTCGATCGGTGATCTCGGGACCGAAAATCTGGCTGATCGGCAATGAAGAAGAACTTGAATCAATGGTTGAGTGA
- a CDS encoding zf-HC2 domain-containing protein, with translation MSERNRPNCQRVRENLGRLLDGELPKKDREELLAHIGVCVECAAEWETVREIRRAAGRGAERGTEEERRAILRAAEPELARLRARRGRGGRTATALRRAAHSPRVRIAAVVAAVIVFAFLVPTRGGRAPAPAAMVVWTYAELDRPEANRSFPLGSYDAGSPFAGERSER, from the coding sequence GTGAGCGAGAGGAACCGTCCGAACTGCCAACGTGTCCGGGAGAACCTGGGCCGTCTGTTGGACGGCGAGCTGCCCAAGAAGGATCGGGAAGAGCTGCTCGCCCACATCGGCGTTTGCGTGGAGTGCGCCGCCGAGTGGGAGACGGTGCGCGAGATCCGGAGGGCGGCCGGACGCGGGGCGGAGAGAGGGACCGAAGAGGAACGCCGGGCGATCCTGCGCGCGGCCGAGCCGGAGCTCGCGAGGCTCCGCGCGCGACGCGGACGCGGGGGGAGGACCGCGACGGCGCTCCGCCGCGCCGCACATTCCCCCCGCGTCCGGATCGCCGCCGTCGTCGCCGCCGTGATCGTCTTCGCCTTCCTCGTTCCGACCCGTGGCGGGCGCGCGCCGGCCCCCGCGGCGATGGTGGTGTGGACCTACGCGGAACTGGACCGGCCCGAGGCGAACAGGTCCTTCCCGCTCGGATCGTACGACGCGGGGAGCCCCTTCGCCGGGGAAAGGAGTGAACGATGA
- a CDS encoding sigma-70 family RNA polymerase sigma factor, which produces MEVDPKAERSDEMLMGAVAGGSAEAFEEILRRYQDRVLGLLVGMTGDRETARDLTQECFLRLLRSAGRYRPKGRFSSYLFTIARRLAYDETGRAWRRRESIPETLPDPGENPAERTERLDRESRLREAIRKLPDAEREVLLLSERGGLRYAEIARVVGCPEGTVASRKNRALRMLREALGEVRS; this is translated from the coding sequence ATGGAAGTGGACCCGAAGGCGGAGAGGAGCGACGAGATGCTGATGGGGGCGGTGGCCGGGGGATCGGCGGAGGCGTTCGAGGAGATCCTCCGGAGATACCAGGACCGCGTGCTCGGGCTTCTCGTCGGGATGACCGGCGACAGGGAGACGGCGAGGGATCTCACCCAGGAGTGTTTTCTCCGCCTCCTCCGGAGCGCCGGCCGTTACCGCCCGAAGGGACGCTTCTCCTCGTACCTCTTCACCATCGCGCGAAGGCTCGCCTACGACGAGACGGGGCGGGCGTGGCGCAGGCGCGAATCGATTCCGGAGACGCTCCCCGACCCGGGCGAGAACCCGGCGGAGCGTACGGAACGGCTCGACCGGGAGTCGCGTCTCCGCGAAGCGATCCGGAAACTGCCGGACGCGGAGAGGGAAGTGCTGCTTCTGAGCGAAAGGGGCGGTCTCCGGTACGCGGAGATCGCGCGCGTCGTCGGCTGCCCGGAGGGGACGGTCGCGTCGCGCAAGAACCGCGCCCTCCGTATGCTCCGGGAGGCGCTCGGGGAGGTGAGGTCGTGA